The DNA segment CGTCCCTGGGTGCAGCACCGGCGGAGGCGGACTGGGGAGGTCCGGAACGATGTTGTACCACGCGCGCGGAACCTCGCTTTGGGGCAGCACCACCCTCGTCACGTCTGCCATGGCCGGCCTCCTGGGGGAAATGGGCAGTCCTTCTCCACGCGGCCGATCGAATCCTGGCCCGGTCCGCCGGCCGGACAGCCGGGCCGCAAGCGAGCCAGCCTGCGCCGGGCTGCGGGTCAGCCACCCGCCGAGGAGACCAGGCGGTCGAGGATCCGCAAGAGCTCGTCCTCGTCGCGGTACCGCCACAGCTCGACATGGGGGTTTCCGGCCACGAGCGCCGAGACGTCCGCACCGGCCTCGCACAGGCACACGACCCGCTTGCCCAGCATCTGGGCGCGCATGATCTCCATCCCCACGCCGATCGAGGGAACGGTGACCTCCGCGATCACCACGTCGGCCTGTTCGATCCAGGCCATGTCGCCCTCGTAGATCGCCCGGTCGTTTTTGCGTGTGGCCCGCTCGTGTTCCAGGACGTCCGCCCGCCCGACGTGCGCGGTCAGCACCTGGTGGCCGCGCTGCTGCAGCCACGAGACGATCCGCGCGTAGCGCGGCTGCAACCGCCGGCCACCTCGTATGGCCCCACAGAAGTACACGCGCATCGCAGCTGGGAATCGACGAGCCGCTGCCGTCGACCTCGATCCGTCGCTCAGAAGGCGTCGTGGCCCGTGATCTCGCGGCCGACGATCAGAGTGTGGATGTCGTATGTCCCCTCGTAGGTGTCGACGGACTCCAGGTTGGCGGCGTGGCGCATGGCGTGGTACTCGACCGTGATGCCGTACCCGCCGAGGATCAAGCGGGCCTGTCGCGCCACCTCCAGGGCGGCGCGCACGTTGTGGCGCTTGGCCAGCGAGACCTGCGTGTAGCGCATCCGCCCGGCATCCTTGAGCTGGCCCAACCGGTGCGCGAGGAGCTGCGAGGCGGTGATGCGGGTGAGCATGTCCACCAGGCGCTCCTGGATGATCTGCGTCGCCGCGATCGGCCGGCCGAACGCGATCCGTTCCCCGGCGTAGGCCAGCGCCTCCTCGAAGCACGCCACCGCTGCCCCGATCGCGCCCCACGCGATCCCGTACCGCGCCTGGGTCAGGCACCCCAGGGCCTTGCCCAGGCCAACGCCCTCGGGCAGCGCGTGGTCGTCGGGAACTTCGACGTCTTCCAGCACCAGTTCGGAGGTCACCGACGCGCGCATCGAAGCCTTCGTGTGGATTTCGTGGGCCGCAAAGCCCGGGGTGTCGGTCGGCACGATGAACCCGCGGACGGTGTCGGTCTCGTCCTTGGCCCACACGATGGCCACGTGCGCGATCGACCCGCTGGTGATCCACATCTTGGTGCCCGTGATCGCCCAGCCGCGCGACGTCTTGCGCGCACGCGTGTTCATCGCGGCGGGGTCGCTGCCGGCGGTCGGCTCGGTCAGGCCGAAGCACCCGATCAGCTCGCCCCGCGCCAGCCGCGGCAGGTAGTGGCGCCTTTGCTCTTCGCTGCCGTACGCGTAGATCGGGTACATGACGAGCGCACCCTGGACGCTGGCGAAGGACCGGATGCCGCTGTCCCCCCGCTCCAGTTCCTGCATCAGCAGCCCGTAGGCGATGTTGTCCAAGCCCGCGCACTCGTACTCCGCCGGCAGGTTCGCGCCGTACACCCCCAGCTCGCCGAGCCTGGGCACCAGTTCCATCGGGAAGATGCCGTCCAGCCACCAGCGCCCGATCCGCGGGATCACCTCGCGGTCGACGAACCGTCGGACGGTGTCGCGCGCCGCCCGCTGCACGTCCGTGAGCAGATCTTCCGTGACGTAGAAATCCGTCGGACTGACCTTGTTGACCGTGCCGACCTCCTGCACCGTCACTCCCCTCCTGCGAACGACAGGTCGCCGACCTCGACCGTCGGAGCTCCGAACGCGGTACCGGCGAACCACCAGTCGAGGTCGGTGCCCACCGCGCCGACCCTCTCCAGCAACGCCAAAAAGTCCCCGGCGATGGCAAAGTCCTCCACCGCGTGGACGACCTCACCGCCGTCGACCCACAACCCCAGGCCCTGCACCGAGAACTCACCGGTGATGGGGTTGGCGCCGGCGTGGACCCCCATCAGCTCGGTGACGACGACGCC comes from the Armatimonadota bacterium genome and includes:
- a CDS encoding nucleoside 2-deoxyribosyltransferase — encoded protein: MRVYFCGAIRGGRRLQPRYARIVSWLQQRGHQVLTAHVGRADVLEHERATRKNDRAIYEGDMAWIEQADVVIAEVTVPSIGVGMEIMRAQMLGKRVVCLCEAGADVSALVAGNPHVELWRYRDEDELLRILDRLVSSAGG
- a CDS encoding acyl-CoA dehydrogenase family protein, translated to MQEVGTVNKVSPTDFYVTEDLLTDVQRAARDTVRRFVDREVIPRIGRWWLDGIFPMELVPRLGELGVYGANLPAEYECAGLDNIAYGLLMQELERGDSGIRSFASVQGALVMYPIYAYGSEEQRRHYLPRLARGELIGCFGLTEPTAGSDPAAMNTRARKTSRGWAITGTKMWITSGSIAHVAIVWAKDETDTVRGFIVPTDTPGFAAHEIHTKASMRASVTSELVLEDVEVPDDHALPEGVGLGKALGCLTQARYGIAWGAIGAAVACFEEALAYAGERIAFGRPIAATQIIQERLVDMLTRITASQLLAHRLGQLKDAGRMRYTQVSLAKRHNVRAALEVARQARLILGGYGITVEYHAMRHAANLESVDTYEGTYDIHTLIVGREITGHDAF